In Nicotiana tabacum cultivar K326 chromosome 17, ASM71507v2, whole genome shotgun sequence, one DNA window encodes the following:
- the LOC107809394 gene encoding DEAD-box ATP-dependent RNA helicase 21-like → MSRSVDDIGTKPDPSKKPVFLTKAQREELALKRRHEEIAEQKRRAEQLLQEQGNDRPSSTDNDHDRDPRERDRDRDRDRDRDRDRGDHHRSRDRDRERESRDRDREAERRKRERERDEELKERERARLEKLAEREREKELDAIKEQYLGSKKPKKRVIKPSEKFRFSFDWENTEDTSRDMNALYQNPHEARLLFGRGFRAGMDRREQKKLAAKNERELREEIRKKDGIEESAIEAAALKKKELDADMYDTFDMRVDRHWSDKKLEEMTERDWRIFREDHNISYKGSRIPRPMRNWAESKLTTELLKAVERAGYKKPSPIQMAAIPLGLQQRDVIGVAETGSGKTAAFVLPMLTYITRLPPLSEENEAEGPYAVVMAPTRELAQQIEDETVKFAHYLGIKVVSIVGGQSIEEQGFRIRQGCEVVIATPGRLLDCLERRYCVLNQCNYIVLDEADRMIDMGFEPQVVGVLDAMPSSNMKPENEDEELDEKRIYRTTYMFSATMPPAVERLARKYLRNPVVVTIGTAGKTTDLITQHVFMVKESEKMYKLQKLLDELGDKTAIVFINTKKQADTVAKNLDKNGYRVTTLHGGKSQDQREISLEGFRTKRYNVLVATDVAGRGIDIPDVAHVINYDMPNNIEAYTHRIGRTGRAGKTGVATTFLTMQDTEVFYDLKQMLTQSNSPVPPELARHEASKFKPGSIPDRPPRRQETLFTH, encoded by the coding sequence ATGAGTCGATCAGTTGACGACATCGGAACCAAGCCTGATCCGTCAAAGAAGCCTGTCTTCCTTACTAAAGCACAGCGAGAGGAGTTAGCCCTTAAGCGCCGCCACGAAGAAATTGCCGAGCAGAAACGGCGGGCCGAACAGCTTCTCCAAGAACAAGGTAACGACCGCCCTTCCTCCACCGACAACGATCATGACCGGGATCCTCGTGAGAGAGATAGGGATAGGGATAGGGATAGGGATAGGGATCGGGATAGGGGGGACCACCATCGCTCCAGAGACCGCGATAGAGAAAGGGAGTCAAGGGACCGTGATAGGGAGGCGGAACGCCGGAAGCGGGAGAGGGAGCGTGACGAAGAGCTAAAAGAACGAGAGCGAGCTCGATTGGAGAAACTCGCCGAGCGAGAACGAGAGAAGGAGCTTGATGCTATTAAAGAGCAGTATCTGGGCTCCAAAAAACCTAAGAAGCGGGTGATTAAGCCCAGTGAGAAATTCCGATTCTCCTTCGACTGGGAGAACACGGAGGACACATCACGTGACATGAATGCTCTCTACCAAAACCCTCATGAAGCCCGCTTACTCTTTGGTCGCGGATTTCGTGCTGGAATGGATAGAAGGGAGCAGAAGAAGCTTGCTGCTAAGAATGAACGGGAGCTCCGTGAGGAGATTCGTAAGAAGGACGGAATTGAGGAGTCTGCTATTGAAGCAGCTGCTTTAAAGAAGAAGGAACTAGATGCTGATATGTATGATACTTTCGACATGAGGGTTGACCGTCATTGGTCGGATAAGAAGCTGGAGGAGATGACGGAGAGAGATTGGAGAATATTCAGGGAGGATCATAATATATCCTATAAGGGGTCGAGGATACCCCGGCCCATGAGGAATTGGGCTGAGAGCAAGTTAACTACCGAGTTGCTCAAGGCCGTTGAGAGGGCTGGCTACAAGAAGCCTTCTCCTATTCAAATGGCTGCAATTCCGCTTGGACTTCAACAGCGTGATGTGATTGGCGTGGCAGAGACTGGTTCAGGTAAAACTGCTGCTTTTGTTCTCCCTATGTTGACTTATATCACTAGGCTTCCTCCGTTGAGTGAGGAGAATGAGGCGGAGGGGCCATATgctgttgtgatggcacctaccCGAGAATTGGCTCAACAGATTGAGGATGAGACAGTTAAGTTTGCGCACTATTTGGGTATAAAagttgtttctattgttggtggGCAGTCCATTGAGGAGCAAGGTTTTAGGATTAGGCAGGGTTGTGAAGTCGTGATTGCAACCCCTGGACGACTTCTTGATTGCTTGGAGAGGCGTTATTGTGTACTGAACCAGTGTAATTATATTGTTCTTGATGAGGCTGATCGAATGATTGACATGGGTTTTGAACCTCAAGTTGTCGGTGTACTGGATGCTATGCCTTCGAGTAATATGAAAccggagaatgaggatgaagagctTGACGAGAAGAGGATTTATCGAACCACTTATATGTTCAGTGCTACCATGCCACCTGCTGTAGAGCGGCTGGCTAGAAAATACTTGAGAAATCCTGTTGTTGTGACTATTGGCACTGCCGGAAAGACTACTGACCTCATTACTCAGCACGTGTTCATGGTTAAGGAATCCGAGAAAATGTATAAGCTGCAGAAATTGCTGGATGAGCTTGGAGATAAGACGGCTATCGTGTTCATCAACACTAAGAAGCAGGCTGATACTGTTGCCAAGAATCTGGATAAAAACGGCTACAGGGTAACCACACTGCATGGTGGAAAGTCACAGGATCAGAGAGAAATCAGCCTTGAAGGATTTAGGACAAAGAGGTATAATGTGTTAGTTGCTACTGATGTTGCTGGTCGTGGGATTGATATACCTGATGTGGCCCATGTGATAAACTATGATATGCCAAACAATATTGAAGCATACACCCATCGTATTGGACGAACAGGTCGTGCTGGAAAGACTGGTGTAGCCACAACATTCTTGACCATGCAGGATACTGAAGTCTTTTATGATCTTAAGCAAATGCTCACTCAAAGCAACAGTCCGGTCCCCCCTGAACTTGCCCGGCATGAGGCGTCGAAGTTCAAGCCAGGAAGTATTCCCGACAGACCACCTAGGCGGCAAGAAACTTTATTTACTCATTAA